Proteins encoded in a region of the Drosophila busckii strain San Diego stock center, stock number 13000-0081.31 chromosome 2L, ASM1175060v1, whole genome shotgun sequence genome:
- the LOC108602849 gene encoding uncharacterized protein LOC108602849 has protein sequence MARCNLLIVTPTHIKFQAPFPQPQKRLFSLLNLSNRPISYGIENSNESIYQLLPESGEVAAFDTAEVVLVMQPAASGLAACCLTVRHRVLSATNEASGGTWESVRVHITLENVLEDKEQWLRMRDYNLKTKRGLETLQQQYMPQYAACHMLQLRQCSVKCNCQYSKRYLWLLLIFLLVSGTLCMIWSCCEDFEQLPVQVY, from the exons ATGGCGCGCTGCAATCTGCTGATAGTAACGCCAACGCACATCAAATTCCAGGCGCCCTTTCCGCAGCCACAGAAGCGTCTGTTCAGTCTGCTCAATCTGAGCAATCGGCCCATCAGCTATGGCATTGAGAACAGCAACGAGAGCATTTACCAGCTGCTGCCGGAGAGCGGTGAAGTGGCTGCCTTCGATACCGCTGAGGTGGTGCTTGTGATGCAGCCGGCTGCAAGTGGTCTGGCTGCTTGCTGCCTGACGGTGCGGCACCGAGTGCTGAGTGCCACAAATGAGGCAAGCGGCGGCACGTGGGAGAGCGTGCGGGTGCACATAACGCTGGAGAATGTGCTGGAGGATAAGGAGCAGTGGCTGCGTATGCGAGACTATaatctaaaaacaaagcgTGGTTTGgaaacgctgcagcagcagtataTGCCACAATATGCGGCATGCCACATGTTGCAGCTTCGCCAGTGCAGCGTCAAATGCAATTGTCAATATTCCAAACGCTATCTCTGGCTgctgttaatatttttgttagtcTCTGGCACGC tttgtATGATTTGGTCGTGCTGTGAGGACTTTGAGCAGTTGCCAGTGCAGGTTTATTGA